The following proteins are co-located in the Chlorogloeopsis sp. ULAP01 genome:
- a CDS encoding MFS transporter, with protein sequence MAQHTVARNMRVFTFIWFGQLVSLLGSSLTGFALGVWVYQRTGSVTQYALISLFSLLPGLLIAPLAGVLVDRWDRRWLMVFSDAGAGLGSLIIVMLLWLGKLQVWQIYLVVAISSMFSAFQWPAYAAVTTLLVPKQHLGRANGMVQFAEAVSRLIAPALAGILVVSINLQGVILLDSVSFVFAIATQMLVRFPKIKITITDEEKNKSLLREAVDGWTYITTRPGLLALLIFFTIKNFLVGTVNVLITPLVLSFTSTTVLGTVLSIGGSGMLLGSCVMSFWGGSRRRIHAVLGFTLLGGLSIVMAGIKPAAPVFFAAAFTYFFGFPIVNSCDQAIWQSKVELAVQGRVFALRRMLTWGSLPLASLVAGPLADQVFEPLLVPGGLLAGNLGQIIGVGKGYGIALLFILMGILTMLATVGFYLYQPLRLLETQLPDVITDNTPISKENIRQN encoded by the coding sequence ATGGCGCAACATACTGTAGCCCGAAATATGAGAGTTTTTACTTTCATTTGGTTTGGGCAACTAGTTTCACTGCTGGGTTCGAGTCTCACAGGCTTTGCACTGGGAGTTTGGGTTTATCAAAGAACTGGATCGGTTACACAGTATGCACTCATTTCTTTATTTTCATTACTACCGGGTCTTTTAATAGCACCGCTAGCCGGCGTTTTAGTAGACAGATGGGATCGACGCTGGCTGATGGTTTTTAGTGATGCTGGAGCAGGTTTAGGTAGTCTGATAATTGTCATGTTGCTGTGGCTGGGTAAACTCCAAGTTTGGCAAATTTACCTTGTTGTTGCCATCAGTTCAATGTTCAGTGCCTTCCAGTGGCCTGCTTATGCTGCTGTCACAACATTACTCGTTCCTAAACAGCACTTAGGGCGTGCTAATGGAATGGTACAGTTTGCAGAAGCAGTATCACGGTTAATTGCACCAGCCTTAGCAGGAATACTAGTGGTCTCAATCAATCTTCAAGGTGTGATATTGCTGGATAGTGTGAGTTTTGTTTTTGCGATCGCCACGCAGATGCTCGTTCGATTCCCTAAAATCAAAATTACTATCACAGATGAAGAGAAAAACAAATCTCTGCTACGGGAGGCGGTGGATGGCTGGACATACATCACTACTCGACCAGGACTACTGGCATTGTTGATATTTTTTACTATCAAAAATTTTTTGGTAGGAACTGTCAACGTACTGATTACACCTTTAGTTCTATCTTTTACTTCCACTACTGTCTTAGGCACTGTACTATCAATTGGTGGCAGTGGTATGCTCCTCGGCAGTTGTGTGATGAGCTTTTGGGGTGGTTCACGGCGACGTATTCATGCTGTACTCGGCTTTACCCTGTTGGGTGGGTTATCTATTGTCATGGCTGGAATTAAACCTGCTGCACCAGTTTTCTTTGCAGCTGCGTTTACCTACTTCTTCGGCTTCCCCATTGTCAACAGTTGCGATCAAGCTATTTGGCAAAGCAAAGTTGAGCTTGCTGTCCAGGGACGAGTGTTTGCTTTGCGGCGTATGCTTACTTGGGGATCTCTGCCGCTTGCTAGTCTTGTGGCAGGCCCCTTAGCCGATCAAGTCTTTGAACCTTTACTTGTTCCGGGAGGGTTATTAGCCGGAAACCTTGGACAGATTATTGGTGTAGGGAAAGGATACGGCATTGCCCTATTATTTATTCTTATGGGAATACTAACTATGTTGGCCACAGTTGGCTTTTATTTATATCAACCGCTACGTTTATTAGAAACTCAACTACCTGATGTGATTACTGACAATACGCCAATTTCTAAGGAAAACATAAGACAAAATTGA
- a CDS encoding non-ribosomal peptide synthetase, with protein MSNFSENLGDISPEQYELLQLLLKKRGISKPEQRTIPKRIEQSHCQLSFAQQRLWFLNQLNPDSSVYNMPAAIGVQGSLNIAALTQTFNEIARRHEILRTSFVTVNGKPIQIINPTVSIPLSVVNLQDLPDAKRQTEVTRLIKEEAEKPFDLTQTPLLRTTLLQLDVTEYVLLLTIHHIVADGWSIDVLIREVMVLYEAFCGDQPSPLAELPIQYADFALWQSQYLQGEVLANQLAFWREKLGNHPPVLELPTDRPRPAIQTFRGATQSFSLSAEVTEAFKTLSQTEGTTLFVTLLAAFKTLLYRYTGQEDILLGSPIANRNRAETEGLIGFFVNTLVLRTDVSGNPSFRELIARVHEQASTAYAHQDIPFEQLAAELQPERDLSRNPLIQVMFVLENRSTSLGELGDLKLSLLEINTAIAKFDLTLILSETSQGLNGCLEYSTDLFDAATITQMVRHFQTLVGGIAVNPDQHLTNLPLLSAAEQHQLLYEWNHPEISYPQHYCIHQLFEQSAQQTPEAIAVVFEDQQLTYQALNQQANQLAHYLRSLGVKPGVKVGICVERSLWMIVGILGILKAGAAYIPLDPSYPQERLAFIIQDAQLEVLLTQQQLLEVLPPHQVPVVSLDRDWQIIAHENQANPVCTATVDNLAYIIYTSGSTGQPKGVLVPHQNVTRLFEAVQLWFEFNQRDVWTLFHSIAFDFSVWELWGALLHGGKLVIVPYWLSRSPEAFYQLLCKQNVTVLNQTPSAFRQLIQAEESLNHQLALRLVIFGGEALEISSLQPWFERHGDQYPQLVNMYGITETTVHVTYRPITMADLQVNPGSVIGRPIPDLQVYILDQYQQLVPIGVSGEMYIGGGGLATGYLNRPDLTTEKFIPHPFNNQPDVRIYKSGDLARYLPNGDIEYLGRIDHQVKIRGFRIELGEIAGILTQHPAVQETAVLAKETSSGEKYLVAYVVFRHQQTATTSQLRNFLKKQLPDYTLPSVFVVVEALPLTANGKLDHQALPEPTTSRPELDTAFVSPRTPAERILAEIWSQVLGFAEIGIYDHFFALGGDSIRSIQVRSLAQERGLYFSLQQMFQHQTIHELIADVVIEENPQATTQSIAAFSLISEQERSQLSENIEDAYPLTMLQMGMLFHNEYDTDTPIYHNVASLHIQAPFAPQHFQTAAQQLIHRHPVLRTSFDLSNFSQPLQLVHKNVTVALQVEDLSHLSIVEQEEILNAQLEAQKRHKFDWTSPPLLRFHIYRRSSQTFQFNFSEHHAILDGWSVATMLTELFENYFSLLQGETPTVKLAPGIAFRDFVALQQTALQSQESQDYWNQKLKGCIMTRIPREYQPKSATTSAIIAFPVPIIDETSNGLQQLAQIAKVSLKSVLVAAHIYVLSLLSGQSDVVTIMASHGRPETTDSDWSLGLFLTPLPLRMKLSGGTWIDLVQQTFAVEKELLPHRLYPLAQMQIDLGNQRLAETSVNFTRFHVYERLQQLSGLQIIDTQGFAMTDFALSAEFSSDVFSSQLQLFLMCNTSEFSEQQIEKIGDKYAQTLAVMAKEATANYQLAEVANQTVNEEEKQQLLAISTGQQINYPQYNYIHQLFAQQVTRVPDNLAVASEHQQLTYVQLNSSANQLANFLQDLGVVTETLVGICVERTPQMLVGILGILKAGGAYVPLDPSYPQQRLNFMLQDAKIAVLLTQKHLLPKFSHHNIKIICIDTDWEAIAQHSDAHPECEITSDNLAYIIYTSGSTGIPKGVEIIHKNLIHSTIARMNYYPEYDVNFLLLSSFAFDSSVAGIFWTLCCGGTLYLPQVGEEKEMRKLVKLISQYQISHLLSLPSLYALILEQAEIAQLTSLHTVIVAGEPCPKKLVQSHFELLKTASLYNEYGPTEATVWSSVYNCSWPETGISIPIGRPIPNTQIYILNSDGKLVPVGVTGELYIGGDGIARGYLGKPQLTAEKFIPNFFSDEPGARLYKTGDLARYRPDGNIEFLGRSDRQVKIRGFRIELGEIEAVLEEHPAIREVAVVSRQVQGDPRLVAYIVPSSQHLDFQETILEQQHIANYQTVYDEIYSQNHSFSQLDSTISLRSWISSDTNQPLPEAEIIEYADSTAQRILSVVQPKRVLEIGCGTGVILLRIAPHCTHYCGTDISDVALRYTQQQLAIHQPDILAKVSFLHRAAHNFQDIATEQFDTIILNEVVQNFPTIEYFIDVLQSAVKVVQPGGYIFLGGVRSLPLLEAFHTWVQLDRVPPAWSTAQLYQRVQEQLSAEKELIINPGFFIELQKYLPEISYVQISPKRGKYHNELTKFHYDVILHIKAEVNLTADSLWLNWHEEKLTLTAVRQLLKSSAPATLGLRSIPNARVETAAKAVELLRQDSGIQTIGELKQALQSNFSPLGVDPEEFWTLSQDLPYTVDISWANAAIDGSYDVLFCRYSDNSTNLVPGFGAIATNPQQSLDAYANKPLHSQSKLTSEWILEITSYLREKLPEYMIPVNFVTLEALPLTPNGKVDYQALPAPQQIRSRFTETLIFPRDSLELQLAQIWEDILDIHPVGVTENFFDLGGHSLAAVRLMAQIRTKLNQDLPLSILFQGITIEKLASILRQQSDVNTHNPLIPLQPHGSKRPFFCLHPAGGNVLCYYELARHLQPDRPIYGLQALGLDGEQQPYNRIEDIAAYYIQFIHTIQPTGPYLLGGWSMGGAIAFEIAQQLHQQGDRVDLLALFDSLAPIPQNKPTNISEYNDAKMLFQLAHDMASLTGRNLAISEQQLQQLKPDEQLQYFLEQAKIANLFPPDVGQQQLSNLLQVFQNNIQAILNYVPQVYPQRIVLFRASENNFNQEPQNQTLGWDELSLESVEVVNVPGTHYTILTKPHVQTLLEQLRHYLDRD; from the coding sequence ATGAGTAATTTTTCTGAAAACCTCGGCGATATTTCACCAGAACAGTACGAACTTTTACAGCTTTTACTTAAGAAAAGAGGAATTAGTAAACCAGAACAGAGAACCATTCCGAAAAGAATAGAACAAAGCCATTGTCAGTTGTCTTTTGCCCAGCAGAGGCTGTGGTTTTTGAATCAGTTAAACCCTGATAGTTCTGTTTATAATATGCCTGCTGCTATAGGCGTTCAGGGAAGTTTGAATATTGCGGCATTGACACAAACATTTAATGAAATTGCGCGACGACATGAAATTTTACGCACTAGTTTTGTTACTGTCAATGGTAAACCAATTCAGATAATTAATCCAACTGTTAGCATACCCTTGTCTGTGGTAAATTTACAGGATTTACCTGATGCTAAACGTCAAACTGAAGTTACTCGATTAATAAAAGAAGAAGCAGAAAAGCCCTTTGACTTGACACAAACGCCACTGCTAAGAACAACTTTATTACAGTTAGATGTAACTGAATATGTACTATTATTGACCATTCATCACATCGTTGCTGATGGTTGGTCAATAGATGTCTTGATTCGGGAAGTAATGGTGTTGTATGAAGCATTTTGCGGTGATCAACCTTCTCCCCTAGCCGAATTACCTATTCAGTATGCAGATTTCGCGCTTTGGCAAAGTCAATACTTGCAAGGAGAAGTTCTCGCAAATCAATTAGCATTTTGGCGAGAAAAGCTAGGAAACCACCCACCTGTACTAGAACTACCTACTGACCGTCCTCGCCCAGCGATTCAGACGTTTCGGGGTGCTACGCAATCTTTTTCTTTATCTGCTGAGGTGACGGAAGCCTTCAAGACGCTGAGTCAAACAGAGGGAACTACTTTGTTTGTTACCCTGTTGGCGGCGTTCAAAACTTTGCTTTATCGCTATACAGGACAGGAAGACATACTGCTGGGTTCTCCTATTGCTAACCGCAACCGTGCTGAAACTGAAGGGTTAATTGGCTTTTTTGTCAATACTTTGGTGCTGCGTACTGATGTGTCGGGTAATCCCAGTTTTCGGGAACTAATTGCTAGGGTACATGAACAGGCATCAACAGCCTATGCACACCAAGATATTCCCTTTGAGCAGTTAGCCGCAGAACTACAGCCAGAGAGGGATTTAAGCAGAAATCCATTGATACAAGTGATGTTTGTGCTGGAAAATCGGTCTACGTCGCTTGGGGAATTGGGTGACTTAAAGTTAAGTCTGTTAGAGATTAATACTGCGATCGCCAAGTTTGATTTAACCTTGATACTATCGGAAACCTCACAAGGTCTAAATGGTTGCCTAGAGTACAGTACAGACCTATTTGATGCGGCGACAATTACGCAAATGGTCAGACATTTTCAAACTTTAGTCGGTGGTATTGCAGTTAACCCTGACCAGCATCTTACTAATCTACCTCTCTTAAGTGCGGCTGAACAACATCAACTTTTATATGAATGGAATCATCCAGAAATTAGCTATCCGCAGCACTATTGTATTCATCAACTATTTGAACAATCTGCACAACAGACACCAGAAGCGATCGCAGTTGTTTTTGAAGATCAACAGCTAACTTACCAAGCTCTCAATCAACAAGCAAACCAACTAGCACATTACCTGCGTTCCCTTGGTGTCAAACCAGGGGTGAAGGTGGGTATCTGTGTCGAGCGTTCCTTGTGGATGATAGTAGGTATTCTCGGTATCCTCAAAGCAGGCGCAGCTTATATACCCCTTGACCCCAGCTATCCCCAAGAACGCCTCGCTTTTATTATCCAAGATGCTCAATTAGAAGTCTTGCTCACTCAGCAGCAATTATTGGAAGTCTTACCGCCGCATCAGGTTCCGGTCGTTTCCCTAGATAGAGATTGGCAAATCATTGCTCATGAAAATCAAGCTAATCCCGTCTGTACTGCTACCGTGGATAACTTAGCTTATATTATTTACACCTCCGGTTCTACTGGTCAACCCAAAGGTGTATTAGTCCCTCATCAAAATGTCACGCGTCTATTTGAGGCTGTGCAACTCTGGTTTGAGTTTAATCAACGGGATGTGTGGACGCTATTTCATTCCATTGCTTTTGACTTCTCAGTCTGGGAACTTTGGGGGGCTTTGTTGCATGGTGGAAAGTTAGTCATAGTACCTTATTGGCTGAGTAGATCGCCAGAAGCTTTTTATCAATTGTTGTGTAAACAAAACGTAACGGTACTCAATCAAACTCCCTCAGCCTTCCGCCAACTAATACAAGCCGAAGAGTCTTTAAATCATCAATTAGCCTTGCGTTTGGTAATTTTCGGTGGAGAAGCTTTAGAAATCTCCAGCTTGCAACCCTGGTTTGAGCGACATGGCGATCAGTATCCGCAGTTGGTAAATATGTATGGCATTACAGAAACAACTGTCCATGTCACCTATCGTCCCATCACAATGGCAGACTTGCAAGTTAACCCAGGGAGTGTAATTGGTCGTCCTATCCCTGACTTGCAAGTATACATATTAGATCAATATCAGCAACTTGTACCTATTGGCGTTTCCGGTGAGATGTACATTGGTGGTGGAGGTTTAGCCACAGGTTATCTGAACCGCCCGGATTTAACCACCGAAAAATTTATACCTCATCCTTTTAACAATCAGCCAGATGTACGAATTTATAAGTCTGGTGATTTAGCTCGTTACTTACCCAATGGTGATATTGAATACTTGGGACGCATCGACCATCAGGTAAAGATTCGCGGCTTTCGCATTGAATTAGGGGAGATTGCAGGGATATTAACTCAACACCCAGCCGTCCAGGAAACGGCGGTACTGGCGAAGGAAACCTCATCTGGAGAGAAATATCTAGTCGCTTATGTGGTTTTCCGCCATCAGCAGACTGCTACAACTAGCCAACTGCGAAACTTCCTCAAAAAACAACTGCCTGATTATACGCTGCCATCAGTGTTTGTGGTTGTGGAAGCTTTACCTTTAACAGCCAATGGTAAGCTAGACCATCAAGCATTACCAGAACCAACCACCAGCAGACCAGAATTAGACACTGCTTTTGTCTCCCCCCGCACTCCTGCAGAAAGGATATTAGCCGAAATTTGGTCACAAGTGCTGGGTTTTGCAGAAATCGGCATTTATGATCACTTTTTTGCTTTGGGGGGGGATTCGATTCGCAGCATTCAAGTGCGTTCTCTGGCTCAAGAACGTGGATTGTATTTCTCCTTGCAACAGATGTTTCAACATCAGACAATTCACGAACTGATTGCAGATGTAGTTATAGAAGAAAATCCCCAGGCTACCACACAATCAATTGCAGCATTTAGCTTAATCAGTGAACAAGAGCGATCGCAGTTATCGGAAAATATAGAAGATGCCTATCCCTTAACTATGCTTCAGATGGGGATGCTCTTTCATAATGAGTATGATACTGATACACCTATTTATCATAATGTTGCGAGTTTACACATACAAGCTCCCTTTGCCCCGCAACATTTTCAGACAGCCGCACAGCAATTGATTCATCGCCATCCGGTCTTGCGGACTTCGTTTGATTTGAGTAACTTTAGTCAACCGTTACAGTTGGTGCATAAAAATGTGACTGTCGCTTTGCAAGTAGAAGATTTATCTCACCTCTCGATTGTTGAACAAGAAGAGATATTAAATGCTCAGTTAGAAGCCCAAAAACGCCATAAATTTGATTGGACATCTCCACCACTATTACGCTTTCATATTTATCGTCGCAGCAGCCAAACTTTTCAGTTTAACTTTAGCGAACATCATGCGATTCTTGATGGCTGGAGTGTCGCTACAATGCTGACGGAGTTATTTGAAAACTACTTTAGTTTGTTGCAAGGAGAAACACCCACTGTTAAATTAGCACCAGGGATAGCTTTTCGAGATTTTGTCGCTTTACAACAAACAGCCCTCCAGTCACAGGAATCTCAAGACTATTGGAATCAAAAGCTCAAGGGCTGCATCATGACTAGGATACCACGCGAGTATCAGCCTAAGTCTGCCACAACCTCGGCTATTATTGCATTCCCCGTTCCCATTATTGATGAAACCTCAAATGGATTGCAACAACTGGCGCAAATAGCTAAAGTTTCGCTCAAGAGTGTATTAGTCGCTGCACATATATATGTACTTAGTCTGTTGAGTGGTCAATCAGATGTGGTAACAATTATGGCATCTCATGGCCGCCCAGAAACAACTGATAGTGATTGGAGTTTAGGACTTTTTCTCACTCCCCTACCACTACGGATGAAACTTTCCGGTGGTACTTGGATAGACTTAGTACAACAAACTTTTGCAGTTGAGAAAGAGTTATTACCCCACAGATTGTATCCATTAGCTCAGATGCAAATCGATTTAGGGAATCAGCGTCTAGCAGAAACATCGGTAAACTTCACGCGCTTTCATGTCTACGAACGTCTGCAACAACTCAGTGGTTTACAGATAATAGACACCCAGGGTTTTGCAATGACAGATTTTGCCCTGTCTGCTGAATTTAGTTCTGATGTTTTCTCATCTCAACTACAATTATTTTTAATGTGTAATACCTCTGAGTTTTCTGAGCAACAAATAGAGAAAATAGGTGACAAATATGCTCAGACTTTGGCTGTGATGGCGAAAGAAGCAACAGCAAATTATCAATTAGCTGAAGTTGCTAATCAGACAGTTAATGAAGAGGAAAAACAACAATTATTAGCCATATCTACTGGGCAACAAATTAATTATCCCCAATACAATTACATTCATCAACTATTTGCCCAACAAGTAACTAGAGTACCAGACAATCTAGCTGTCGCCAGTGAACATCAACAATTAACTTATGTACAGCTTAATAGTAGTGCTAACCAATTAGCCAATTTTTTGCAAGATTTGGGCGTAGTTACTGAAACTTTGGTGGGAATTTGCGTAGAGCGTACCCCGCAAATGTTAGTCGGTATTTTAGGAATCCTCAAAGCTGGTGGAGCTTATGTCCCGCTCGATCCGAGTTATCCACAACAGCGATTAAATTTCATGTTGCAAGATGCTAAAATAGCAGTATTATTAACGCAAAAACATTTACTGCCGAAATTCTCCCACCACAATATAAAAATCATCTGCATAGATACCGATTGGGAGGCAATTGCACAACACAGTGATGCTCATCCTGAATGTGAAATCACATCAGATAACTTAGCATATATCATCTATACTTCTGGCTCTACAGGCATTCCCAAAGGTGTAGAAATAATTCACAAGAATTTAATTCACTCCACTATAGCGAGGATGAATTATTATCCAGAATATGATGTGAATTTTCTCTTGCTGTCCTCCTTTGCTTTTGATAGTTCAGTCGCGGGAATATTTTGGACTTTATGTTGTGGAGGAACTCTTTATCTTCCCCAAGTCGGTGAAGAAAAAGAAATGCGAAAGTTGGTTAAATTAATATCTCAATATCAAATTTCTCATTTGCTTTCTCTTCCTTCTCTATATGCCCTGATATTAGAACAAGCCGAAATTGCACAACTAACTTCACTACATACAGTAATTGTAGCGGGAGAGCCTTGCCCGAAAAAATTAGTTCAATCTCACTTTGAATTGCTGAAAACCGCATCTTTATATAATGAATATGGCCCGACAGAGGCAACAGTTTGGAGTAGCGTCTACAATTGCTCTTGGCCCGAAACAGGAATTAGTATACCTATTGGTCGTCCTATTCCTAATACACAAATTTATATCCTTAATTCTGATGGGAAACTTGTTCCTGTGGGTGTGACTGGTGAACTGTACATTGGTGGTGACGGAATCGCTAGAGGTTATCTCGGTAAACCTCAGCTAACAGCAGAGAAATTTATCCCCAATTTCTTTAGCGATGAACCAGGCGCACGTTTGTACAAAACAGGAGATTTAGCTCGTTATCGTCCTGATGGTAACATTGAATTTTTAGGTCGGAGTGATCGCCAAGTCAAAATTCGTGGTTTTCGTATCGAACTTGGTGAGATTGAGGCGGTACTAGAAGAACACCCAGCGATTCGGGAAGTGGCGGTAGTTTCTAGGCAGGTACAAGGCGACCCTCGTTTAGTCGCATATATAGTACCATCATCCCAACACCTTGACTTTCAAGAAACAATTTTAGAACAGCAGCATATTGCCAACTATCAAACAGTTTATGACGAAATTTACAGTCAAAATCACAGCTTTTCTCAGCTAGACTCTACAATTAGCCTCAGATCATGGATTAGCAGTGATACTAATCAGCCGCTACCGGAAGCAGAGATAATTGAATATGCAGACAGCACAGCACAACGTATCCTCTCAGTTGTGCAACCTAAAAGGGTATTAGAGATTGGCTGTGGTACTGGTGTGATTTTGTTGCGGATAGCTCCTCACTGCACGCATTATTGTGGTACAGATATCTCAGATGTAGCTTTGCGTTACACTCAGCAGCAATTGGCAATCCATCAACCAGATATTCTTGCTAAAGTTTCATTTTTGCATAGAGCAGCGCACAACTTTCAAGACATAGCAACCGAACAGTTTGACACCATTATTTTAAATGAAGTTGTGCAGAATTTTCCTACCATTGAATATTTTATCGATGTTTTACAAAGTGCTGTCAAGGTTGTCCAGCCAGGAGGATATATTTTTCTGGGTGGTGTACGCAGTTTGCCACTTTTAGAAGCTTTTCACACCTGGGTGCAGTTAGATCGAGTTCCGCCTGCATGGAGTACAGCACAACTTTACCAACGGGTGCAAGAACAATTATCTGCTGAGAAGGAATTAATTATCAATCCAGGCTTCTTCATCGAGCTACAAAAATATCTGCCAGAAATTAGTTATGTACAGATTTCGCCTAAACGTGGTAAATATCACAATGAGCTGACAAAATTTCATTACGATGTGATTCTTCATATCAAAGCAGAAGTAAATTTAACTGCGGATAGTTTGTGGTTAAATTGGCATGAGGAAAAACTCACGTTAACTGCTGTACGTCAGTTATTAAAGTCTAGCGCACCAGCAACACTAGGGCTACGAAGTATACCCAATGCTCGTGTAGAAACAGCGGCAAAAGCAGTAGAATTACTGAGACAAGATTCAGGAATACAAACTATTGGTGAACTCAAACAAGCCTTGCAGTCAAATTTTTCACCATTAGGTGTTGATCCTGAAGAATTTTGGACTTTGAGCCAAGATTTACCGTATACAGTAGATATCAGTTGGGCTAACGCTGCTATTGATGGTAGTTACGATGTACTGTTTTGCCGATACTCAGATAATTCTACAAATCTTGTTCCTGGATTTGGTGCGATCGCCACTAATCCTCAACAGTCATTAGATGCCTATGCTAACAAACCCTTGCACAGCCAGAGCAAATTAACTTCAGAATGGATTCTAGAAATAACCAGCTATCTACGAGAAAAATTGCCTGAGTACATGATTCCTGTGAATTTTGTCACTCTAGAAGCACTACCACTGACACCTAATGGCAAGGTAGATTATCAAGCATTACCCGCCCCTCAGCAAATACGTTCTCGTTTTACAGAAACTTTGATTTTTCCCCGTGATAGTTTAGAACTTCAACTCGCCCAAATTTGGGAAGACATTTTAGATATTCACCCCGTTGGTGTGACGGAGAACTTCTTTGACTTGGGAGGTCATTCGCTGGCGGCTGTGCGTTTGATGGCACAGATTCGGACTAAATTAAATCAAGATCTGCCTTTATCTATCCTCTTTCAAGGAATCACAATTGAAAAATTAGCGAGTATTTTACGCCAGCAGTCTGATGTAAACACTCACAATCCTTTAATACCTCTTCAACCTCACGGTTCCAAAAGACCTTTCTTTTGTTTGCATCCAGCTGGTGGTAATGTGCTTTGCTACTACGAATTAGCCCGTCATCTGCAACCAGACCGACCAATTTACGGACTGCAAGCATTGGGTTTAGATGGAGAACAACAGCCTTACAACCGCATTGAAGATATAGCTGCTTACTATATTCAATTTATACATACTATCCAACCAACAGGCCCTTATCTTTTGGGAGGTTGGTCTATGGGTGGTGCGATCGCTTTTGAAATAGCACAGCAGTTACATCAGCAGGGCGATCGAGTTGATTTACTAGCTTTGTTCGATAGCCTAGCACCAATTCCTCAAAACAAGCCGACAAATATTAGTGAGTATAACGATGCCAAAATGCTATTCCAACTGGCTCATGATATGGCTAGTTTAACTGGTAGAAATTTGGCCATTTCTGAGCAACAACTTCAGCAATTAAAGCCAGATGAGCAATTGCAATATTTCTTAGAACAAGCAAAGATAGCTAATCTTTTCCCTCCAGATGTTGGACAGCAGCAACTTAGTAATCTTCTGCAAGTTTTCCAGAATAACATCCAAGCCATATTAAATTATGTGCCGCAAGTTTATCCGCAGCGCATAGTTCTTTTTAGAGCCAGTGAAAATAACTTTAATCAAGAACCACAAAACCAAACCTTGGGTTGGGATGAACTTTCCCTAGAATCAGTAGAGGTTGTAAATGTACCAGGGACACACTACACAATACTTACCAAACCTCACGTTCAAACTCTCCTAGAACAGTTGAGACATTATCTCGATCGAGATTAA
- a CDS encoding DUF4058 family protein, with translation MRVREFGSSDLQNPIPSFFLPLRKDDTEPLLEIQPLINDCTMKGIII, from the coding sequence TTGCGAGTTAGAGAATTCGGCTCTTCTGATTTACAAAATCCTATCCCTTCTTTCTTCTTACCTTTACGTAAAGACGATACAGAACCATTGTTAGAAATACAACCTTTAATTAATGATTGTACTATGAAGGGAATTATAATTTAG